The sequence GACAGCCTTGTGGTGGCGGGGGCCTTTTTCTTCAACGCCATTGTCGCCGGCCTCATTGTCCCTCAAGGGCACTATTTTCCAGCATCGGTCCTTAACTACGACTCCTTCTTCCAGTGGGTCCGGATGCCCCCTCAGGTCTTCCGGGCCCTCTCGGCGCTGGTTATCGCCTTCTTCCTGGTGCGGGTGCTCAACGTCTTTGAGATGGAAAGACAGCGCCAACTGGAGAAGGCTAACCGGGAGCGCCTGGAGTTCCAGGAGAAAGCCCGCTCCCAGCTGGAGAAGTGGATTCATAAGCTGGAGACCAAGACCCGGGAGCTGATGTCCCTGGTGAGGGCGTCGGAGGCCCTGGTCTCCACGGCCGGGCCCGAGACCCTGTTGTATTCGGTGGTGGCCACCGCTGCGCAGACCTTTGGCGCCGATGTGGCTGTGTTGTTCCTCTGGGATGCCCCCAGCGGGAGGCTAAGGGCCAGGGCTGCCACCGGGTACGACCTCCGGCCCCTTTCCCTGGTAGCCCTTCGGCCGGGGGAGGGGATTGCGGGCCAGGTATTCCAGACGGGGGAGGCCGCATATTCCAGCAATCCTGCCGATGTGGACGGGTTGCTCGGCAACCTGTCCGCTGAGAACCGGCGCCTCCTCCTGGAGGCCAGGGGCGGCCTGGAGCCCCGGGCCTTTCTCTGTGTTCCCCTGGAGACGCGGGGCCAGGTCCTCGGCAGCCTGCTTCTCGTAACCTTCCGGGAGGGGGTAGCCTTTTCCTCGTCCAACCTGGAGCTGGCCCGTATCTTCTCCAGGCTGGCCTCTGCCCTCCTGGAGAAGCTGAGGCTGCTTCAGGAGGCCAGCCAGGCCGAGGCCCTGCGCCGGGCCGACCAGTTGAGAACCGAGTTCCTGGCCAACATATCCCACGAGCTTCAGACCCCCCTGGCCTCCCTGAAGGCCTCCCTGGACTTCCTCGCCCCTGCCCTCGGCGGCCAGGCCCTGGAGGCTCAGGCTATGCTGGTGGAGAACGCTCGGCGCAGCACGGAACGCCTTCAGAAACTGGTCAGCGACCTGCTTGATGTGACCCGGCTCCAGAACCTCCGGTTGAAGCTGGAGCGGGATATACTGGACCTGAGAGGAGTCATGGAGCAGGCGGTGGAGAACCTCGCGCCGCTGATGGCGCAGAAAGGTCAGGAGCTGAAGCTCTCCATCCCCAACGGTTCCCTTCTGGTCCTGGGGGACCACCGCCGCATAGAGCAGGTCCTGGGCAACCTCCTCGTGAACGCCCACCAGTACACCCCTGAAGGGGGACGCGTTACCCTTAGCGCCCTGGAGCGGGGCGATAAGATAGTGATTTCCGTGGCGGATACCGGGCCGGGCATCCCCCCGGCCGAGAGGGACCAGCTCTTTGAGCGGTTTTACAGGGGCCCCTCCGGCCAGCGCCCTTCCGGGCTGGGGCTGGGGCTGGCCATCGCCAAGGGGATAGTGGAACTACATGGAGGTAAGATATGGGTAGAGAGCGAGCCGGGAGAAGGCAGCGTGTTCAGTTTCTCCTTGCCCAGGGCGCATTCCGATGAAGATTCTCATCATTGACGACAACCCCGACCTGGTGCAGGCCCTGAAGCTGGGCTTCAAGCTTCAGTGGCCGGAGTCCCAGGTGACGGCTGCTGGCGATGGGGAGAGGGCCCTGGTGGTTTTCTCCGAGGAAAGCCCCGACATCGTTCTCCTGGATATAGCCATGCCCGGCATGAACGGCTTTGAGGTGCTGCGGCGTCTCCGCCAGGTCTCCGATGTGCCCGTGGTCATGCTCACGGTAAAGGGGGACGAGCAGGACAAGGTCAGGGCCCTGGAGCTGGGGGCCGACGACTATGTCACCAAGCCCTTCGGCTCCCTGGAGCTCATGGCCCGCATCAAGGCTGTCCTGCGCCGGGTGGCGGTGCCCCTCCCCGAGGCAACCGCACTTCCCTTCGCCGGCGGGGACCTGACTATTGACTACGCCACTCGCATCGTAACCGTCCGCGGCAAGCCGGTGAAGCTGACCCCCACCGAATACAAGCTTCTGTGCGCCCTGGCCCGTTACCCTAACCAGGTCCTCTCCCACCCCACCCTCCTGGTCCGGGTCTGGGGGAGCGAGTACCGGGGGGAGAGCGACTTCCTCAAGGTCTATATCAAGCGCCTTCGGGACAAGATAGAGGAGGACTCCTCTTCTCCCCGCTATATCCTCACCGAGTGGGGCCAGGGCTACAGGCTGTCCGTCCCCTAGTCCCCCTCTACCCCCTGTAACTAATTGGAACTCTATCTTTACTGACTTATTAACCACTTCCCCCTTATACTGACTGTAGTGAATAATTTCACATTAGTTGAGCG is a genomic window of Chloroflexota bacterium containing:
- a CDS encoding response regulator transcription factor, whose product is MKILIIDDNPDLVQALKLGFKLQWPESQVTAAGDGERALVVFSEESPDIVLLDIAMPGMNGFEVLRRLRQVSDVPVVMLTVKGDEQDKVRALELGADDYVTKPFGSLELMARIKAVLRRVAVPLPEATALPFAGGDLTIDYATRIVTVRGKPVKLTPTEYKLLCALARYPNQVLSHPTLLVRVWGSEYRGESDFLKVYIKRLRDKIEEDSSSPRYILTEWGQGYRLSVP
- a CDS encoding GAF domain-containing sensor histidine kinase, producing the protein MAQISPQVMFLVFFVYGLAWFVMGLAVALESRRTTALPLASSLKYLAAFGIVHAAVEWLDMGLLVWDPGAAAFSWRVGRTLAMAVSTLFLALFGASLISVNTGGYRWLRWMSLGLFGIWLLAVVPRHPGAPGAFLGLEEGWLGSADILARYLLYLPGCLLAGLALAGQRRWFRRHGYFRGARDSLVVAGAFFFNAIVAGLIVPQGHYFPASVLNYDSFFQWVRMPPQVFRALSALVIAFFLVRVLNVFEMERQRQLEKANRERLEFQEKARSQLEKWIHKLETKTRELMSLVRASEALVSTAGPETLLYSVVATAAQTFGADVAVLFLWDAPSGRLRARAATGYDLRPLSLVALRPGEGIAGQVFQTGEAAYSSNPADVDGLLGNLSAENRRLLLEARGGLEPRAFLCVPLETRGQVLGSLLLVTFREGVAFSSSNLELARIFSRLASALLEKLRLLQEASQAEALRRADQLRTEFLANISHELQTPLASLKASLDFLAPALGGQALEAQAMLVENARRSTERLQKLVSDLLDVTRLQNLRLKLERDILDLRGVMEQAVENLAPLMAQKGQELKLSIPNGSLLVLGDHRRIEQVLGNLLVNAHQYTPEGGRVTLSALERGDKIVISVADTGPGIPPAERDQLFERFYRGPSGQRPSGLGLGLAIAKGIVELHGGKIWVESEPGEGSVFSFSLPRAHSDEDSHH